In Dysgonomonadaceae bacterium PH5-43, the sequence GATGCTTTAGGGCAGAATAAACAGTTGGAAAAGCAACGTAATAAAATGTATAAATCTAAGCTCAAGGAGTACAAAAAAGAAGGATGGAAACTTGATGCCAGCTCTAAAACAATTGAGGTGGTTTTATTAGAACATTATGAAAAATTGAAAGATGAAAACTATCAAGAAATCGTTGGTGCTGTTTCTAATTGCAACTCCATTAATGTATGTCGTCAGGCAGCTTATAATAATGCTATAATAACTTATGCAAACCGTTCAGCTTCAACAGTTAAAGGTCGAGTAGCATCTGATATCAACTTAAACGCATCAGACTTTAAGCATAGTGCGGAATTTGACAAATTCTACGCTGCATACGAACGCTTTATAAAAGCAGAAATAAATAGCGGTGTTCTATTGGAAAGTTATAGTATCAAAAAGAAATCAGGAGATACTAATGAATATCAGATCTATTTCTTAATCAATGAAGACAAAGCGTTGCAAGCTAGGAAGAAAGCCATGCAACGAGCTTTAGAAGAAACAACTATAGCTCAAGAGTATGCTGCCAAAATTTCAGATTTTATAAATGAAGGGATCAAGAGCATAGACTAAATAAAAAATTATGAGATACTTAATAGGATTGCTAACTCTTTTTTTTTGCTTTCAAATGCATGTGCATGCACAAAAAAAATCAGACAGCCATCGTCCACCTTGGATTTATGGAGATATGCCTGCTCAAACTAATTATAGTTATTGGTTTAAACAGATGTATGGAGAAGGGGGGAATCTATCAGAAGCAAGGCAGAATGCAACTTTGACATTACTTGGAGACCTAATAAAATCTAAAGGATTTACGGTTTCAGGTAACGAATTAGAAGAAATACTTTCTATAGATTCTAATAATATGTATAATGAAACCGTATTGAGAAATTACTCTTATAATATAGAATATGCTCAGCAAAAAATATCGTTTCAGCCTGTCGACGAATATTGGGAACTTCGAAATGGCAATTACATCTGCTATGTCCTATATGAAGTTGCTAACAATCCTGAAAATGTAGACTTTGAACCAATCGTATATACAACTAACTACGGAGCATCTGCTTTGTTGAGATCTGCTATTATACCTGGGTGGGGGCAAATGCACAAGCGACAAACAACCAAAGGGATTGTAATTCTTAGC encodes:
- a CDS encoding putative nucleic-acid-binding protein (product_source=COG5611; cath_funfam=1.10.760.10; cleavage_site_network=SignalP-noTM; cog=COG5611; superfamily=55785) — its product is MKRILFFLPLLLALFFSGDALGQNKQLEKQRNKMYKSKLKEYKKEGWKLDASSKTIEVVLLEHYEKLKDENYQEIVGAVSNCNSINVCRQAAYNNAIITYANRSASTVKGRVASDINLNASDFKHSAEFDKFYAAYERFIKAEINSGVLLESYSIKKKSGDTNEYQIYFLINEDKALQARKKAMQRALEETTIAQEYAAKISDFINEGIKSID
- a CDS encoding hypothetical protein (product_source=Hypo-rule applied; pfam=PF18935; superfamily=51126), which translates into the protein MRYLIGLLTLFFCFQMHVHAQKKSDSHRPPWIYGDMPAQTNYSYWFKQMYGEGGNLSEARQNATLTLLGDLIKSKGFTVSGNELEEILSIDSNNMYNETVLRNYSYNIEYAQQKISFQPVDEYWELRNGNYICYVLYEVANNPENVDFEPIVYTTNYGASALLRSAIIPGWGQMHKRQTTKGIVILSSEVLGVAGVIYSQNMYKSYRNKAKIETNNELRNSYKNKSNNWGNIRNGFIIGASAIYIYNIIDVVASKGAKRYNAEQNFMVLPFLDSEGFTGVSLSYTF